One segment of Mastomys coucha isolate ucsf_1 unplaced genomic scaffold, UCSF_Mcou_1 pScaffold23, whole genome shotgun sequence DNA contains the following:
- the Ripply2 gene encoding protein ripply2 — MDTTESAAAESAHSPARPPSRSRCPPPAQPGSEGFWRPWVRTPGEKEQRTEPQAAEALPSGPGMTETSGKLLQYQHPVRLFWPKSKCYDYLYQEAETLLKNFPIQATISFYEDSDSEDEMEGLACENQSN, encoded by the exons ATGGATACCACGGAGAGCGCCGCCGCCGAGAGCGCGCACAGCCCAGCACGTCCGCCCTCGCGCAGCCGCTGCCCGCCGCCCGCGCAGCCCGG GTCCGAGGGCTTCTGGAGACCGTGGGTTCGAACTCCTGGCGAGAAAGAGCAGCGGACGGAGCCCCAGGCTGCAGAGGCG TTGCCCAGTGGCCCAGGAATGACTGAAACTTCCGGGAAGCTTTTGCAATACCAACACCCTGTCAG ACTATTCTGGCCCAAGTCCAAGTGTTACGACTACTTATATCAAGAAGCAGAAACTCTTCTGAAAAATTTCCCAATTCAAGCTACAATTTCATTTTATGAAGATTCTGATAGTGAAGATGAAATGGAGGGACTGGCCTGTGAAAATCAATCTAATTAA